A genomic region of Arvicola amphibius chromosome X, mArvAmp1.2, whole genome shotgun sequence contains the following coding sequences:
- the Tfe3 gene encoding transcription factor E3 isoform X2 encodes MSHAAESARDGVEASAEGPRAVFVLLEERRPTDSAQLLSFNSLLPESGIVADIELENILDPDSFYELKSQPLPLRSSLPISLQATPTTPATLSASSSAGGSRTPAMSSSASSRVLLRQQLMRAQAQEQERRERREQAAAASFPNPAPASPAISVIGVSSGGHTLGRPPPAQVPREVLKVQTHLENPTRYHLQQARRQQVKQYLSTTLGPKLASQALTPPPGPTSAQPLPAPETAHATGPTGSAPNSPMALLTIGSSSEKELPVSGNLLDVYSSQGVATPAITVSNSCPAELPNIKREISETEAKALLKERQKKDNHNLIERRRRFNINDRIKELGTLIPKSNDPEMRWNKGTILKASVDYIRKLQKEQQRSKDLESRQRSLEQANRSLQLRIQELELQAQIHGLPVPPTPGLLSLATSSVSDSLKAEQLDVEEESRASTTTFHVSGGPVQSAPQQQPPAPPSDALLDLHFPSDHLGDLGDPFHLGLEDILMEEEGVVGGLSGALSPLRAASDPLLSSVSPAVSKASSRRSSFSMEEES; translated from the exons CTTCAATTCTTTGCTTCCGGAATCCGGGATTGTTGCTGACATCGAATTAGAAAACATCCTTGACCCTGACAGCTTCTACGAGCTCAAAAGCCAACCCCTACCCCTCCGCTCCAG CCTCCCAATATCACTGCAGGCCACACCAACCACCCCAGCTACACTGTCTGCATCGTCTTCTGCAGGGGGCTCCAGGACCCCTGCCATGTCATCATCAGCTTCATCACGGGTCTTGCTGCGTCAGCAGCTGATGCGGGCCCAGGCCCAGGAGCAGGAGAGGCGTGAGCGGCGGGAACAGGCAGCAGCTGCTTCCTTCCCCAATCCTGCACCTGCCTCCCCAGCCATCTCTGTGATTGGCGTGTCCTCTGGTGGCCACACATTGGGTCGTCCACCCCCTGCTCAGGTGCCCAGGGAGGTGCTCAAg GTTCAGACCCATCTGGAGAACCCCACCCGCTACCACCTGCAGCAAGCTCGCCGGCAGCAGGTGAAACAGTACTTGTCTACCACACTTGGGCCCAAGCTGGCTTCCCAGGCCCTCACTCCACCACCAGGGCCTACCAGTGCCCAGCCACTTCCTGCCCCTGAAACTGCCCATGCCACTGGCCCTACAGGCAGTGCTCCTAACAGCCCCATGGCACTGCTCACCATTGGATCCAGCTCAGAGAAGGAG CTGCCTGTCTCAGGGAATCTGCTTGATGTGTACAGCAGCCAAGGAGTGGCCACACCGGCCATCACTGTCAGCAACTCATGTCCAGCCGAGCTGCCTAATATCAAACGGGAGATCTCTG AAACCGAGGCAAAGGCCCTTTTGAAGGAGCGACAGAAGAAAGACAATCACAACCTAA TTGAACGACGCAGGCGATTCAACATTAACGATAGGATCAAAGAGCTGGGCACCCTCATCCCCAAGTCCAATGATCC GGAGATGCGCTGGAATAAGGGCACCATCCTAAAGGCATCTGTGGACTACATCCGCAAATTACAGAAGGAACAGCAACGCTCTAAAGACCTGGAGAGCCGGCAGCGATCCTTGGAGCAAGCCAACCGAAGCTTGCAGCTTCGCATtcag GAGCTAGAACTGCAGGCCCAGATCCATGGTCTGCCAGTGCCCCCGACCCCAGGACTGCTCTCCCTAGCCACTAGCTCCGTTTCCGACAGCCTCAAGGCAGAGCAGCTGGACGTTGAGGAGGAGAGCAGAGCGAGCACAACCACATTTCATGTGTCAGGGGGACCTGTCCAGAGTGCGCCTCAGCAGCAGCCTCCAGCGCCACCTTCGGATGCCCTTCTGGACCTGCACTTTCCCAGTGACCACTTGGGGGACCTGGGAGACCCCTTCCACCTAGGGCTAGAGGACattctgatggaggaggagggggttgTGGGAGGATTGTCGGGTGCCCTTTCCCCTCTGCGTGCTGCCTCTGACCCCCTACTTTCTTCAGTATCCCCGGCTGTGTCCAAGGCCAGCAGTCGGCGCAGCAGCTTCAGCATGGAGGAGGAGTCCTGA
- the Tfe3 gene encoding transcription factor E3 isoform X3, whose product MSSSASSRVLLRQQLMRAQAQEQERRERREQAAAASFPNPAPASPAISVIGVSSGGHTLGRPPPAQVPREVLKVQTHLENPTRYHLQQARRQQVKQYLSTTLGPKLASQALTPPPGPTSAQPLPAPETAHATGPTGSAPNSPMALLTIGSSSEKEIDDVIDEIISLESSYNDEMLSYLPGGTAGLQLPSTLPVSGNLLDVYSSQGVATPAITVSNSCPAELPNIKREISETEAKALLKERQKKDNHNLIERRRRFNINDRIKELGTLIPKSNDPEMRWNKGTILKASVDYIRKLQKEQQRSKDLESRQRSLEQANRSLQLRIQELELQAQIHGLPVPPTPGLLSLATSSVSDSLKAEQLDVEEESRASTTTFHVSGGPVQSAPQQQPPAPPSDALLDLHFPSDHLGDLGDPFHLGLEDILMEEEGVVGGLSGALSPLRAASDPLLSSVSPAVSKASSRRSSFSMEEES is encoded by the exons ATGTCATCATCAGCTTCATCACGGGTCTTGCTGCGTCAGCAGCTGATGCGGGCCCAGGCCCAGGAGCAGGAGAGGCGTGAGCGGCGGGAACAGGCAGCAGCTGCTTCCTTCCCCAATCCTGCACCTGCCTCCCCAGCCATCTCTGTGATTGGCGTGTCCTCTGGTGGCCACACATTGGGTCGTCCACCCCCTGCTCAGGTGCCCAGGGAGGTGCTCAAg GTTCAGACCCATCTGGAGAACCCCACCCGCTACCACCTGCAGCAAGCTCGCCGGCAGCAGGTGAAACAGTACTTGTCTACCACACTTGGGCCCAAGCTGGCTTCCCAGGCCCTCACTCCACCACCAGGGCCTACCAGTGCCCAGCCACTTCCTGCCCCTGAAACTGCCCATGCCACTGGCCCTACAGGCAGTGCTCCTAACAGCCCCATGGCACTGCTCACCATTGGATCCAGCTCAGAGAAGGAG ATTGATGATGTCATTGATGAGATCATCAGCCTAGAGTCCAGTTACAACGATGAGATGCTCAGCTATCTTCCCGGAGGCACTGCAGGGCTGCAGCTCCCCAGCACG CTGCCTGTCTCAGGGAATCTGCTTGATGTGTACAGCAGCCAAGGAGTGGCCACACCGGCCATCACTGTCAGCAACTCATGTCCAGCCGAGCTGCCTAATATCAAACGGGAGATCTCTG AAACCGAGGCAAAGGCCCTTTTGAAGGAGCGACAGAAGAAAGACAATCACAACCTAA TTGAACGACGCAGGCGATTCAACATTAACGATAGGATCAAAGAGCTGGGCACCCTCATCCCCAAGTCCAATGATCC GGAGATGCGCTGGAATAAGGGCACCATCCTAAAGGCATCTGTGGACTACATCCGCAAATTACAGAAGGAACAGCAACGCTCTAAAGACCTGGAGAGCCGGCAGCGATCCTTGGAGCAAGCCAACCGAAGCTTGCAGCTTCGCATtcag GAGCTAGAACTGCAGGCCCAGATCCATGGTCTGCCAGTGCCCCCGACCCCAGGACTGCTCTCCCTAGCCACTAGCTCCGTTTCCGACAGCCTCAAGGCAGAGCAGCTGGACGTTGAGGAGGAGAGCAGAGCGAGCACAACCACATTTCATGTGTCAGGGGGACCTGTCCAGAGTGCGCCTCAGCAGCAGCCTCCAGCGCCACCTTCGGATGCCCTTCTGGACCTGCACTTTCCCAGTGACCACTTGGGGGACCTGGGAGACCCCTTCCACCTAGGGCTAGAGGACattctgatggaggaggagggggttgTGGGAGGATTGTCGGGTGCCCTTTCCCCTCTGCGTGCTGCCTCTGACCCCCTACTTTCTTCAGTATCCCCGGCTGTGTCCAAGGCCAGCAGTCGGCGCAGCAGCTTCAGCATGGAGGAGGAGTCCTGA
- the Tfe3 gene encoding transcription factor E3 isoform X1, whose protein sequence is MSHAAESARDGVEASAEGPRAVFVLLEERRPTDSAQLLSFNSLLPESGIVADIELENILDPDSFYELKSQPLPLRSSLPISLQATPTTPATLSASSSAGGSRTPAMSSSASSRVLLRQQLMRAQAQEQERRERREQAAAASFPNPAPASPAISVIGVSSGGHTLGRPPPAQVPREVLKVQTHLENPTRYHLQQARRQQVKQYLSTTLGPKLASQALTPPPGPTSAQPLPAPETAHATGPTGSAPNSPMALLTIGSSSEKEIDDVIDEIISLESSYNDEMLSYLPGGTAGLQLPSTLPVSGNLLDVYSSQGVATPAITVSNSCPAELPNIKREISETEAKALLKERQKKDNHNLIERRRRFNINDRIKELGTLIPKSNDPEMRWNKGTILKASVDYIRKLQKEQQRSKDLESRQRSLEQANRSLQLRIQELELQAQIHGLPVPPTPGLLSLATSSVSDSLKAEQLDVEEESRASTTTFHVSGGPVQSAPQQQPPAPPSDALLDLHFPSDHLGDLGDPFHLGLEDILMEEEGVVGGLSGALSPLRAASDPLLSSVSPAVSKASSRRSSFSMEEES, encoded by the exons CTTCAATTCTTTGCTTCCGGAATCCGGGATTGTTGCTGACATCGAATTAGAAAACATCCTTGACCCTGACAGCTTCTACGAGCTCAAAAGCCAACCCCTACCCCTCCGCTCCAG CCTCCCAATATCACTGCAGGCCACACCAACCACCCCAGCTACACTGTCTGCATCGTCTTCTGCAGGGGGCTCCAGGACCCCTGCCATGTCATCATCAGCTTCATCACGGGTCTTGCTGCGTCAGCAGCTGATGCGGGCCCAGGCCCAGGAGCAGGAGAGGCGTGAGCGGCGGGAACAGGCAGCAGCTGCTTCCTTCCCCAATCCTGCACCTGCCTCCCCAGCCATCTCTGTGATTGGCGTGTCCTCTGGTGGCCACACATTGGGTCGTCCACCCCCTGCTCAGGTGCCCAGGGAGGTGCTCAAg GTTCAGACCCATCTGGAGAACCCCACCCGCTACCACCTGCAGCAAGCTCGCCGGCAGCAGGTGAAACAGTACTTGTCTACCACACTTGGGCCCAAGCTGGCTTCCCAGGCCCTCACTCCACCACCAGGGCCTACCAGTGCCCAGCCACTTCCTGCCCCTGAAACTGCCCATGCCACTGGCCCTACAGGCAGTGCTCCTAACAGCCCCATGGCACTGCTCACCATTGGATCCAGCTCAGAGAAGGAG ATTGATGATGTCATTGATGAGATCATCAGCCTAGAGTCCAGTTACAACGATGAGATGCTCAGCTATCTTCCCGGAGGCACTGCAGGGCTGCAGCTCCCCAGCACG CTGCCTGTCTCAGGGAATCTGCTTGATGTGTACAGCAGCCAAGGAGTGGCCACACCGGCCATCACTGTCAGCAACTCATGTCCAGCCGAGCTGCCTAATATCAAACGGGAGATCTCTG AAACCGAGGCAAAGGCCCTTTTGAAGGAGCGACAGAAGAAAGACAATCACAACCTAA TTGAACGACGCAGGCGATTCAACATTAACGATAGGATCAAAGAGCTGGGCACCCTCATCCCCAAGTCCAATGATCC GGAGATGCGCTGGAATAAGGGCACCATCCTAAAGGCATCTGTGGACTACATCCGCAAATTACAGAAGGAACAGCAACGCTCTAAAGACCTGGAGAGCCGGCAGCGATCCTTGGAGCAAGCCAACCGAAGCTTGCAGCTTCGCATtcag GAGCTAGAACTGCAGGCCCAGATCCATGGTCTGCCAGTGCCCCCGACCCCAGGACTGCTCTCCCTAGCCACTAGCTCCGTTTCCGACAGCCTCAAGGCAGAGCAGCTGGACGTTGAGGAGGAGAGCAGAGCGAGCACAACCACATTTCATGTGTCAGGGGGACCTGTCCAGAGTGCGCCTCAGCAGCAGCCTCCAGCGCCACCTTCGGATGCCCTTCTGGACCTGCACTTTCCCAGTGACCACTTGGGGGACCTGGGAGACCCCTTCCACCTAGGGCTAGAGGACattctgatggaggaggagggggttgTGGGAGGATTGTCGGGTGCCCTTTCCCCTCTGCGTGCTGCCTCTGACCCCCTACTTTCTTCAGTATCCCCGGCTGTGTCCAAGGCCAGCAGTCGGCGCAGCAGCTTCAGCATGGAGGAGGAGTCCTGA